A window of the Microbacterium sp. LWH13-1.2 genome harbors these coding sequences:
- a CDS encoding FUSC family protein, producing MSLFALAPKRGPRWHLATQAALGIAVPIAVMTLLGEPSLGYIAASGAFTVLFAGTAPVIDRARILPFVAAGLIVSAALGVIVSANAWLVSIGVVVVAIVSAALSFGFRLGPPGPLFFVLVFGLSAHVIASSPIAPLVYIAALAAGCLFSYLVAMAPLLLPRSRTITARPLRELLPGPAFTSDSRMLLVRVAIVAVIGVLLGLVIDPTRTYWIVRSAVAVIGVAAARRAAVQRGLHRMLGTVVGAGVYALLALLHPSGLWLALLLGALQFTIELVVVRHYALALVFITPLVLLLTGAATGDIGSMDVAFERIVDTVVGAALGAASGLLHPRAAAKTD from the coding sequence ATGAGTCTGTTCGCCCTGGCCCCCAAGCGCGGTCCGCGCTGGCACCTGGCGACGCAGGCGGCTCTCGGAATCGCCGTCCCGATCGCCGTCATGACCCTCCTCGGCGAACCGTCGCTCGGCTACATCGCGGCATCCGGAGCCTTCACCGTCCTGTTCGCCGGCACCGCGCCGGTCATCGACCGGGCGAGGATCCTGCCCTTCGTCGCCGCGGGCCTGATCGTGAGCGCAGCCCTCGGTGTGATCGTCTCGGCGAACGCCTGGCTCGTGAGCATCGGCGTCGTCGTCGTCGCGATCGTCAGCGCGGCTCTGTCGTTCGGATTCCGCCTCGGTCCTCCAGGGCCCCTGTTCTTCGTGCTGGTCTTCGGGCTCTCCGCCCACGTCATCGCCAGTTCGCCGATCGCGCCGCTCGTCTACATCGCAGCCCTCGCGGCGGGTTGCCTGTTCTCGTATCTGGTCGCGATGGCTCCCCTGCTCCTCCCACGTTCGCGCACGATCACGGCGCGACCCCTGCGAGAGCTGCTTCCCGGCCCGGCCTTCACGTCCGATTCGCGCATGCTCCTCGTGCGGGTCGCCATCGTCGCCGTGATCGGAGTGCTGCTGGGCCTGGTGATCGATCCGACGCGGACGTACTGGATAGTGAGATCGGCCGTCGCCGTGATCGGTGTCGCCGCCGCGCGTCGTGCCGCCGTGCAGCGCGGACTGCACCGGATGCTCGGCACCGTCGTCGGCGCCGGCGTGTACGCGCTGCTCGCGCTGCTGCATCCGTCCGGCCTGTGGCTGGCGCTGCTGCTGGGCGCGCTGCAGTTCACGATCGAGCTCGTCGTGGTGCGTCACTACGCCCTGGCGCTCGTCTTCATCACCCCGCTGGTGCTCCTGCTGACCGGCGCAGCGACCGGGGACATCGGATCGATGGACGTCGCCTTCGAGCGCATCGTGGACACCGTCGTCGGGGCCGCCCTCGGCGCCGCATCCGGACTGCTCCACCCGCGGGCCGCCGCGAAGACCGACTGA
- a CDS encoding M20/M25/M40 family metallo-hydrolase, with amino-acid sequence MADVTAPRPGIAERLAQMIQLPTVSAELEERGSGPFEDFVTLIADLYPLVHERLTLERHTDFGLLFRWAGTGPLSEEPVVLMAHYDVVPVDESDAWTHPPFAGVIADGIVYGRGALDDKGPLIVVLEAVENLLADGFAPARDIYLSFGGNEETYGRAAEEIARVLRERGIVPWLVVDEGGAVVDTPLPFVPGRAAMIGVGEKGVMTLTLSARGEGGHASAPPALTAVRRVARAVDRLGPTTFRPRPSKAIGRMLSQLGAQTPGPARHLLRLLGSAPFLIGRLFAALGGEPAALVRTTVAPTMQSGGTAANVLPSQASATVNLRIALGETTQQAVLRVRRRIRDPLVVVKVEEASEPSPESATDNAQFALLADALSVSHPGVPAVPYVMMAATDSRHFHRFAPAVYRFAPLDMSNAQRASIHGVDENVEIAALERGERFHRALIERLV; translated from the coding sequence ATGGCCGACGTGACCGCACCTCGCCCGGGAATCGCCGAACGCCTCGCGCAGATGATCCAGTTGCCGACAGTCTCGGCCGAGCTCGAGGAGCGTGGATCCGGGCCGTTCGAGGACTTCGTCACGCTGATCGCCGACCTCTATCCGTTGGTCCACGAGAGGCTGACGCTCGAGCGGCACACCGACTTCGGACTGCTCTTCCGCTGGGCGGGCACTGGACCTCTCTCCGAGGAGCCCGTTGTGCTGATGGCACACTACGACGTGGTGCCGGTCGACGAGAGCGATGCCTGGACGCATCCGCCGTTCGCCGGTGTCATCGCCGACGGCATCGTCTACGGACGCGGAGCCCTCGATGACAAGGGTCCGCTGATCGTCGTGCTCGAAGCCGTCGAGAACCTGCTCGCCGACGGTTTCGCGCCCGCCCGCGACATCTACCTCTCCTTCGGCGGAAACGAGGAGACCTACGGCCGGGCGGCGGAGGAGATCGCACGTGTGCTCCGCGAGCGCGGCATCGTCCCGTGGCTGGTCGTCGATGAGGGAGGCGCGGTGGTCGACACACCACTGCCGTTCGTGCCCGGACGCGCGGCCATGATCGGCGTGGGGGAGAAGGGCGTCATGACGCTCACCCTGTCGGCGCGCGGTGAGGGCGGTCATGCCTCGGCGCCCCCGGCGCTCACCGCCGTGCGCCGAGTGGCGCGGGCCGTCGACCGACTCGGCCCCACCACGTTCCGCCCTCGGCCCTCGAAGGCCATCGGACGGATGCTGTCTCAGCTCGGCGCTCAGACCCCCGGACCCGCTCGGCATCTTCTCCGTCTGCTCGGATCCGCGCCGTTCCTCATCGGCCGGCTCTTCGCGGCGCTCGGCGGTGAGCCGGCCGCACTCGTGCGCACGACGGTGGCGCCCACGATGCAGTCGGGTGGAACGGCCGCGAACGTTCTGCCTTCTCAGGCCTCCGCGACCGTGAACCTGCGAATCGCGCTGGGCGAGACGACGCAGCAGGCCGTCCTCCGGGTGCGTCGGCGCATCCGCGATCCGCTGGTGGTGGTGAAGGTCGAGGAGGCGAGCGAGCCGTCGCCCGAGTCGGCGACCGACAACGCCCAGTTCGCACTGCTGGCCGACGCTCTCTCGGTGTCTCACCCGGGCGTTCCGGCCGTGCCGTACGTGATGATGGCGGCGACGGATTCGCGTCATTTCCACCGGTTCGCGCCCGCCGTCTACCGCTTCGCACCGCTCGACATGTCCAACGCGCAGCGGGCGTCGATCCACGGCGTCGACGAGAACGTCGAGATCGCTGCGCTCGAGCGGGGGGAGCGGTTCCATCGCGCTCTCATCGAGCGGCTAGTGTGA
- a CDS encoding MFS transporter: MTRSRTLGTLATVVGFLAFVEFTSGVLQGYYTPMLTDIARHLGIHDADVNWLEGTQLMLSALVVPAFAKLGDMVGHKRMLLISTALTAAAALVLPFTDSFPVFLIGWTLMGFYVVWLPLEIALIWSRSRRMEGRSSITAKAAGLLVAALEGGAIIGALVGGALIDVLPLTVVLLIPAVLIVVCFFVILFGVKESPDPTGGVFDTVGVVLISMALICFTGGLSLLRLEGGLVNPWSWAVVVLGLLLVIPFVLWELRCDDPVIDVRMFRSPALGPVFLTAGLFGVSVLGAQAPLSTFARTDPGVYGYGLGTTGFATSLIIGLYLIAMIAGALLFPVIARLLTPRITLMGASLLVGIGFLLFLPFHDSYLQVVTNMVVVGLGSGALVAALPAAAASAAPATQTGVATGLTNSVKTVGGAIASCIFGIALLNGVSGAVEGTAGSFAGYITVWVVCGVTALVAAAILVFVPKEAFTDRTDAEAVAAPVV; the protein is encoded by the coding sequence ATGACGCGCAGTCGGACTCTGGGAACCCTCGCCACCGTCGTCGGTTTCCTGGCCTTCGTCGAATTCACCAGCGGCGTCCTGCAGGGCTACTACACGCCCATGCTCACCGACATAGCGCGGCACCTCGGCATCCACGACGCCGATGTCAATTGGCTCGAGGGAACACAGCTCATGCTCTCGGCGCTCGTCGTGCCGGCTTTCGCGAAGCTCGGCGACATGGTCGGCCACAAGCGGATGCTGTTGATCTCGACCGCGCTGACCGCCGCGGCGGCGCTCGTCCTGCCGTTCACCGACTCGTTCCCCGTGTTCCTGATCGGCTGGACGCTGATGGGGTTCTACGTCGTATGGCTGCCACTCGAGATCGCCCTGATCTGGTCGCGCTCCCGTCGCATGGAGGGGCGCTCGTCGATCACCGCCAAGGCCGCAGGGCTTCTCGTCGCGGCACTCGAGGGTGGCGCGATCATCGGTGCGCTCGTCGGCGGAGCGCTCATCGACGTGCTGCCTCTGACGGTCGTGCTCCTGATTCCCGCCGTCCTGATCGTCGTCTGCTTCTTCGTGATCCTGTTCGGGGTGAAGGAGTCGCCAGACCCGACCGGCGGCGTGTTCGACACGGTCGGTGTGGTGCTGATCTCGATGGCGCTCATCTGCTTCACCGGTGGACTGAGCCTGCTGCGTCTCGAGGGCGGGCTGGTCAACCCGTGGTCGTGGGCCGTCGTCGTCCTCGGTCTCCTGCTCGTGATCCCGTTCGTGCTCTGGGAGCTCCGCTGCGACGACCCGGTCATCGATGTGCGCATGTTCCGCTCCCCGGCGCTCGGCCCGGTGTTCCTGACCGCCGGCCTTTTCGGTGTGAGCGTCTTGGGTGCCCAGGCACCGCTGTCGACCTTCGCTCGCACCGACCCCGGCGTGTACGGCTACGGACTCGGAACCACCGGTTTCGCGACCTCCCTGATCATCGGCCTGTACCTGATCGCGATGATCGCCGGTGCCCTTCTGTTCCCCGTGATCGCACGGCTCCTCACCCCGCGGATCACGCTCATGGGCGCATCCCTGCTCGTGGGCATCGGGTTCCTGCTGTTCCTGCCGTTCCACGACTCGTACCTGCAGGTCGTGACGAACATGGTCGTCGTCGGACTCGGATCCGGGGCGCTCGTCGCTGCGCTTCCGGCGGCAGCGGCCTCCGCCGCTCCCGCCACGCAGACGGGTGTCGCGACGGGACTGACGAACTCGGTCAAGACCGTGGGTGGGGCGATCGCCTCGTGCATCTTCGGCATCGCGCTGCTGAACGGCGTGAGCGGCGCGGTCGAGGGCACCGCCGGATCGTTCGCCGGGTACATCACCGTCTGGGTGGTCTGCGGTGTCACCGCACTCGTGGCGGCCGCGATCCTCGTGTTCGTCCCGAAAGAGGCCTTCACCGATCGGACGGATGCCGAGGCGGTCGCCGCCCCCGTGGTCTGA
- a CDS encoding VOC family protein — MALVDHLGITVGDLEQGRAQFDPVLTALGYEFGSEAEGGISWHHGDETEIIIFAPRDEDTGPHVHGRVGWQHLAFAVDSRDEVDRLHAVAVAAGWTVVREPRIFERFSENYYASFVEDASGVRVEFMHNLPRAS; from the coding sequence ATGGCACTTGTCGATCACCTGGGTATCACCGTCGGCGACCTCGAGCAAGGGCGGGCGCAGTTCGACCCGGTACTGACGGCGCTCGGGTACGAGTTCGGGAGCGAGGCCGAGGGCGGGATCTCCTGGCACCACGGCGACGAGACCGAAATCATCATCTTCGCCCCGCGGGACGAGGACACCGGCCCGCACGTGCACGGACGCGTCGGATGGCAGCACCTCGCGTTCGCGGTCGACTCCCGCGACGAGGTCGACCGTCTGCACGCGGTCGCCGTCGCCGCGGGGTGGACTGTGGTGCGCGAACCCAGGATCTTCGAGCGGTTCAGCGAGAACTACTACGCCTCGTTCGTCGAGGACGCGAGCGGCGTCCGCGTCGAGTTCATGCACAACCTGCCTCGCGCCTCCTGA